In the genome of Rhodoplanes sp. Z2-YC6860, one region contains:
- the nusG gene encoding transcription termination/antitermination protein NusG, translating into MSSDRRWYVVHTQPNRESRAALNLRRQGFNAYLPMFKRMRRHARKTEEVSRPLFPRYLFVELDLSLERWRSIYSTFGVSQLLTAGEEPLPVPAGIVEEIRGREGSDGFVALGLPPGIGPGSPVRLIDGIFAESKGVLDRIADQHRVSVLLQLLGREVRVFVPAAHVGTV; encoded by the coding sequence ATGAGCAGCGATCGCCGTTGGTACGTGGTGCATACGCAGCCCAATCGCGAAAGTCGGGCCGCGCTGAATCTGAGGCGGCAGGGCTTCAACGCGTATCTGCCGATGTTCAAGCGGATGCGGCGCCATGCCCGCAAAACCGAGGAGGTGTCGCGGCCGCTTTTCCCGCGCTACCTGTTCGTCGAACTCGATCTCAGCCTCGAGCGCTGGCGTTCGATCTATTCGACGTTCGGCGTCAGCCAGCTGTTGACGGCCGGCGAGGAGCCCCTTCCGGTGCCGGCCGGCATTGTTGAAGAAATACGTGGCCGCGAAGGCAGCGATGGCTTTGTCGCACTCGGGCTGCCGCCGGGCATCGGCCCGGGAAGCCCGGTTCGTCTCATCGACGGAATTTTTGCCGAATCCAAGGGCGTGCTGGACCGCATCGCGGACCAGCACCGGGTTTCGGTTCTGCTGCAACTGCTGGGACGCGAGGTTCGCGTTTTCGTTCCGGCAGCCCATGTGGGCACGGTCTGA
- a CDS encoding DUF5989 family protein, with protein MDFLAELWRFMRVRKKFWLLPILVMMVVFGGLVILTKGSAIAPFIYTLF; from the coding sequence ATGGATTTTCTGGCCGAGCTCTGGCGCTTCATGCGGGTCCGCAAGAAGTTCTGGCTGCTGCCCATTCTGGTGATGATGGTGGTGTTCGGCGGCCTGGTCATCCTGACCAAGGGCTCGGCGATAGCACCGTTCATCTACACTTTGTTCTAG
- a CDS encoding class I SAM-dependent methyltransferase, which yields MTEPAPLDGYRSAWQHKPVLQLVYDDFSERIAEACAPGLTIEIGGGIGNLKQRLTNVVATDVQFAPWLDCVADAQRLPFADGVAANIVMVDVLHHIEFPPKFFRDAERVLKPGGRIVMIEPAITPGSTLFYRLIHHEPVRTSADPLADGVPDPARDPYDSNQAIPTLIATRHRDRFHAMFPQLRISRVDWFSFAVYPLSGGFKPWSLVTVPMAQRMLRMERNLEAPLGRLAAFRMMLTIEKAGLPAAL from the coding sequence ATGACCGAACCGGCTCCGCTCGATGGCTACCGCAGCGCCTGGCAGCACAAGCCGGTGCTCCAGCTCGTCTATGACGACTTCTCCGAACGGATCGCTGAGGCTTGCGCACCCGGCCTCACCATCGAGATTGGCGGCGGAATCGGAAACCTGAAGCAGCGCCTGACCAACGTGGTGGCGACCGACGTGCAGTTCGCACCCTGGCTCGATTGCGTGGCCGATGCGCAGCGTCTGCCGTTCGCCGATGGGGTTGCGGCCAACATCGTGATGGTGGATGTACTGCACCACATCGAGTTTCCGCCAAAATTCTTCCGCGACGCCGAGCGCGTGCTGAAGCCTGGTGGCCGCATCGTCATGATCGAGCCCGCGATCACGCCGGGCAGCACGTTGTTCTATCGCCTCATTCATCACGAGCCGGTCCGCACCTCGGCGGATCCGCTGGCTGACGGCGTGCCCGATCCGGCTCGCGATCCATACGACTCCAATCAAGCCATCCCGACTCTGATCGCGACCCGCCATCGCGATCGATTCCACGCCATGTTTCCGCAATTGCGCATCAGTCGGGTCGATTGGTTTTCCTTTGCGGTGTATCCGCTGAGCGGAGGGTTCAAGCCGTGGAGCTTGGTGACGGTCCCCATGGCGCAACGGATGCTGCGGATGGAGCGCAATCTCGAGGCGCCATTGGGCCGTCTGGCAGCGTTTCGGATGATGTTGACCATCGAAAAGGCCGGTTTGCCGGCCGCACTGTGA
- the hisH gene encoding imidazole glycerol phosphate synthase subunit HisH: protein MTAGLTVVVDYGLCNIDSMTRALEECGAREVVRSRDPRVVGRADRIVLPGVGNFTAAMRNIREFGLFEVIQEAGAARNTPFLGACLGMQLMATSSSEGATNGSTPGLGLVPGEVVRLAPANGDERIPHIGWNEVVPRTGSVLFNGGGPSDFYFVHSFHVRLADAKDEGGRTPYCGGFTAAIEAVGRPIFGTQFHPEKSQKSGFRLLKNFLAV from the coding sequence ATGACTGCCGGTCTCACCGTCGTCGTCGACTATGGTCTCTGCAACATCGACTCGATGACGCGCGCGCTCGAAGAGTGCGGTGCCAGGGAGGTGGTGCGGTCGCGCGATCCGCGCGTAGTCGGCAGGGCCGACCGTATCGTGCTGCCGGGCGTCGGCAACTTTACGGCTGCGATGCGCAACATCCGCGAGTTCGGCTTGTTCGAGGTGATCCAGGAGGCGGGTGCTGCGCGCAACACGCCGTTCCTCGGCGCGTGCCTGGGCATGCAGCTGATGGCGACGAGCAGCAGCGAGGGCGCCACCAACGGTTCGACGCCGGGGCTGGGTCTCGTGCCGGGCGAGGTGGTACGGCTTGCGCCAGCCAACGGCGACGAGCGCATTCCGCACATTGGCTGGAACGAGGTCGTGCCGCGGACGGGCTCGGTGCTGTTCAACGGCGGCGGGCCGTCGGATTTCTATTTCGTGCACAGCTTTCATGTCCGGCTGGCCGATGCGAAGGACGAAGGCGGGCGCACGCCCTATTGCGGCGGCTTCACGGCCGCGATCGAGGCGGTGGGCCGGCCGATCTTCGGCACGCAGTTTCATCCCGAAAAAAGCCAGAAGAGCGGCTTCCGGCTGCTCAAGAATTTTCTGGCGGTCTGA
- a CDS encoding SGNH/GDSL hydrolase family protein, which translates to MKIRAALLYLMIIVATVIVAELLARAYAWSPSRDGYTADRLGQWRYYHSAGGSGDLMPNQDGHWVIWFHRPYHVQTNSVGLRNTAELSSDAFRILAIGDSQTFGAYNANEDTWPAWAENDLNRRFKQAGRVQVLNAGISGYTISDELAYLKDKGVALKPKLVLLAVIENDITDLRKDLAGTSQRPKAGELSGMETTLRAMGRSSALVSLAEQVKTSMQFAAAGVDIKRGEGDRPAPTEAPSDEAQLEGRYAELFRETVALLKDKSIPFAVFYIPSAEALDGGPAPTVEPVVRRLTTETGTPYLDLTPVLQRQPDPAERLYLLQKAPKTGQLTGNGHLSREGHAAVAGAVTEWLTGSGLIPAL; encoded by the coding sequence ATGAAAATTCGAGCGGCGCTGCTCTATCTCATGATTATTGTCGCGACGGTGATTGTCGCCGAATTGCTGGCGCGCGCCTACGCGTGGTCGCCGTCGCGTGATGGCTACACGGCCGATCGGCTCGGCCAGTGGCGCTATTATCATTCGGCCGGCGGCTCCGGCGATCTCATGCCGAACCAGGACGGTCATTGGGTGATCTGGTTTCACCGGCCGTATCACGTGCAGACCAACAGCGTTGGTTTGCGCAATACCGCCGAGTTGTCGAGCGACGCCTTTCGGATTCTGGCGATCGGAGACTCGCAGACCTTCGGCGCCTACAACGCCAACGAGGACACATGGCCGGCTTGGGCCGAGAATGATCTGAACCGGCGGTTCAAGCAGGCCGGCCGCGTTCAGGTGCTCAACGCCGGAATCTCCGGCTACACGATCTCCGACGAGCTCGCTTATCTCAAAGACAAGGGCGTGGCGCTCAAGCCAAAGCTCGTGCTGCTCGCGGTGATCGAGAACGACATCACCGATCTGCGCAAGGATCTGGCCGGCACATCCCAGCGTCCCAAAGCCGGCGAACTTTCGGGGATGGAGACGACGCTGCGTGCGATGGGAAGAAGCTCGGCGCTCGTCAGTCTCGCCGAGCAGGTCAAGACCAGCATGCAGTTCGCGGCGGCCGGCGTCGATATCAAGCGCGGCGAGGGCGACCGTCCGGCGCCAACCGAAGCGCCGTCCGATGAGGCCCAACTGGAGGGGCGTTACGCGGAGTTGTTCCGGGAGACCGTTGCGCTGCTCAAGGACAAATCCATCCCGTTCGCGGTGTTCTACATCCCCTCTGCCGAGGCGCTGGATGGTGGGCCGGCGCCGACCGTCGAGCCGGTGGTGCGGCGGCTCACCACCGAGACCGGAACGCCTTACCTCGACCTGACCCCTGTCCTTCAACGCCAGCCCGATCCGGCAGAGCGTCTCTATCTCCTGCAAAAAGCCCCCAAAACCGGCCAATTGACCGGTAACGGCCATCTGTCCCGGGAGGGTCATGCGGCGGTGGCGGGGGCGGTGACGGAATGGCTGACGGGTTCCGGTCTGATACCCGCATTGTAG
- the pseC gene encoding UDP-4-amino-4,6-dideoxy-N-acetyl-beta-L-altrosamine transaminase, giving the protein MSFLPYGRHSIDDDDIAAVAAVLRGDFLTTGPKVDEFEAAFARATGAEHAVVCNSGTAALHLAVLAQDLGPGDAAVVPTETFLATANVVRMTGAEVVFADVDADSGLLTSEGLQQAIDRARAAKLKPKFALPVHLGGQLCDMAALAAVAKANGMVLIEDACHSLGVPDVGATPHSVAACFSTHPVKAIATAEGGAVTTNDAAAAARMRRLRSHGMVRDAADFQNRDLAFQSNEPNPWYYEMQEIGWNYRIPDVLCALGISQLKKLEGFWRRRMAIAALYDRLLAPLAPVIRPVPHGARPHGWHLYAVLIDFKTLGATRKSVMEWLRARNVGTQVHYIPVHRQPYYRERYGVLDLPGADAYYSRCLSLPMFPLMSDADVAHVADVLAELAAGGVGQKQGSTGR; this is encoded by the coding sequence GTGAGTTTCCTGCCCTACGGGCGTCACTCGATCGACGACGACGACATCGCCGCGGTGGCGGCGGTGCTGCGCGGCGATTTTCTTACCACCGGACCCAAGGTGGATGAGTTCGAGGCTGCCTTCGCGCGCGCGACCGGTGCTGAGCATGCCGTGGTCTGCAACAGCGGCACGGCGGCACTGCATCTCGCGGTCCTCGCCCAGGATCTCGGGCCGGGCGACGCGGCGGTGGTGCCGACGGAGACGTTCCTTGCGACCGCCAACGTGGTGCGCATGACCGGCGCCGAGGTGGTGTTTGCCGATGTCGATGCCGACAGCGGACTGCTCACGTCCGAGGGACTTCAGCAGGCGATTGATCGCGCCCGGGCCGCAAAGCTCAAGCCGAAGTTCGCATTGCCGGTCCATCTCGGCGGCCAGCTCTGCGATATGGCGGCTCTCGCGGCCGTCGCCAAAGCGAATGGCATGGTGCTGATCGAGGACGCGTGCCATTCGCTCGGTGTGCCGGATGTCGGCGCGACGCCGCATTCGGTTGCGGCTTGCTTCTCGACGCACCCGGTGAAGGCGATCGCGACCGCCGAGGGTGGCGCGGTGACGACCAACGATGCGGCCGCGGCAGCGCGTATGCGGCGGCTGCGCAGTCACGGCATGGTGCGCGACGCAGCCGACTTCCAGAATCGCGATCTGGCGTTTCAAAGCAACGAGCCGAATCCCTGGTATTACGAGATGCAGGAGATCGGCTGGAATTACCGCATTCCCGACGTGCTCTGCGCGCTGGGCATCAGCCAATTGAAGAAGCTCGAAGGCTTCTGGCGCCGTCGCATGGCGATCGCTGCGCTGTACGACCGGTTGCTCGCACCGCTCGCTCCGGTGATCCGTCCGGTGCCGCATGGCGCAAGGCCGCACGGCTGGCATCTCTATGCGGTGCTGATCGATTTCAAGACGCTCGGCGCGACGCGGAAATCCGTGATGGAATGGCTGCGCGCCCGCAATGTCGGCACGCAGGTGCATTACATCCCGGTGCATCGCCAGCCGTATTACCGCGAGCGCTACGGCGTGCTCGATCTCCCCGGCGCCGACGCCTACTACAGCCGCTGCCTGTCGCTGCCGATGTTTCCGCTGATGTCGGACGCCGATGTCGCGCACGTGGCGGACGTGTTGGCCGAACTCGCCGCAGGCGGCGTCGGCCAGAAGCAAGGTTCGACCGGCCGATGA
- a CDS encoding winged helix-turn-helix transcriptional regulator: MSSVDAELHDEKAQDQIVLGVLDAIDRDPSVTQRSLARELDIALGLTNAYLKRCILKGLIKVSQVPARRYAYYLTPQGFAEKSRLTASYLTHSLSFFRKARTQCGEMFAGAVARGQQRVVLVGEGDLADIASLVARDYAIKIVGVVPWTGNAQAAAAAMTALGPVDAAFITTVVQPQDAFDAVRSAIGAERVYAPGLLRLRKPGPVDATAEASR, from the coding sequence ATGTCATCTGTCGACGCCGAACTTCACGACGAAAAAGCCCAGGATCAGATCGTGCTTGGCGTGCTGGACGCGATCGACCGCGATCCATCGGTCACCCAGCGCTCTCTCGCCCGCGAACTCGATATCGCACTGGGCCTCACCAACGCCTACCTCAAGCGCTGCATCCTCAAGGGGCTGATCAAGGTCAGCCAGGTTCCGGCGCGGCGGTATGCCTATTACCTGACGCCCCAGGGCTTCGCCGAAAAATCCCGGCTAACCGCGTCCTACCTCACCCATTCGCTGTCGTTTTTCCGCAAGGCTCGCACCCAGTGCGGCGAGATGTTTGCGGGCGCCGTCGCTCGCGGTCAGCAACGTGTGGTGCTGGTCGGTGAGGGCGATCTTGCCGACATCGCGTCGCTTGTGGCGCGCGACTACGCCATCAAGATCGTCGGGGTTGTGCCCTGGACTGGGAACGCCCAAGCCGCGGCAGCGGCGATGACAGCACTCGGCCCGGTCGATGCCGCATTCATCACGACCGTGGTCCAACCGCAGGATGCCTTTGACGCTGTGCGCTCGGCCATCGGAGCCGAGCGCGTCTATGCGCCCGGTCTGCTCCGTCTGCGCAAGCCTGGACCGGTCGACGCAACCGCGGAGGCGTCGCGATGA
- a CDS encoding N-acetyl sugar amidotransferase, with protein MIRFCARCLYPETKPDLGFDDRGVCSACIGFEGRKAVDWDDRKKQFTELTGRYRSKDGSNYDCIVPVSGGKDSTYQVIRLLQQGLNPLCVTATTDSLSGIGRRNLENIAKLGVDHIEVTMNPVVRRRLNKLALTEIGDISWPEHVAIFTVPVRMAVKLGVPLLVWGENSQNEYGGPAAAQENSVLNRRWLEEFGGLLGLRVTDVIGIDGIEARNLVQYSYPTDAELQSVGVTGLFLGYYFPWDGYQNALIAQGFGFETLPTMVEGSLANYENLDNYQTGIHDYFKYLKFGFGRATDIANNHIRRGRLSREDAVAMVKRRDGKFPWTYLGRPIDEILREIDMTVDEFQTVCDRFTNKRLFKIDNRNKPIRDRDGNLVPLFELQ; from the coding sequence ATGATCCGTTTCTGTGCGCGCTGCCTTTATCCGGAGACCAAGCCGGATCTCGGGTTTGACGACCGCGGGGTTTGCTCGGCCTGCATCGGCTTTGAAGGACGCAAGGCGGTCGATTGGGATGACCGGAAGAAGCAGTTCACCGAGCTGACCGGCCGCTATCGCTCCAAGGATGGCAGCAATTACGACTGCATCGTGCCGGTGTCGGGCGGCAAGGACTCGACCTATCAGGTCATCCGCCTGCTGCAGCAGGGGCTCAATCCGCTGTGCGTGACGGCGACGACCGACTCGCTCTCGGGCATCGGCCGCCGCAATCTCGAGAACATCGCCAAGCTCGGTGTCGACCACATCGAAGTGACGATGAATCCGGTGGTGCGGCGGCGGCTGAATAAATTGGCGCTGACCGAGATCGGCGACATTTCCTGGCCGGAGCATGTGGCGATCTTCACGGTGCCGGTGCGGATGGCCGTGAAGCTCGGCGTGCCGCTCCTGGTGTGGGGCGAGAACTCGCAGAACGAATACGGCGGTCCGGCCGCGGCACAAGAGAACAGCGTGCTCAACCGCCGCTGGCTCGAGGAGTTCGGCGGTCTGCTGGGCTTGCGCGTGACTGATGTGATTGGCATCGATGGCATCGAAGCGCGAAATCTCGTGCAATATTCCTATCCGACCGATGCCGAGTTGCAGTCGGTCGGCGTGACCGGACTGTTTCTCGGCTACTACTTCCCGTGGGACGGCTATCAGAACGCGCTGATCGCGCAGGGCTTCGGCTTCGAGACGTTGCCGACGATGGTCGAGGGCTCGCTCGCCAACTACGAGAACCTCGACAACTATCAGACCGGCATCCACGACTACTTCAAGTATCTGAAGTTCGGCTTTGGCCGCGCGACCGACATCGCCAACAATCACATCCGCCGCGGCCGCCTGTCGCGCGAGGACGCTGTGGCGATGGTGAAGCGGCGCGACGGCAAGTTTCCGTGGACCTATCTCGGCCGCCCGATCGACGAAATTCTCCGCGAGATCGACATGACCGTGGACGAGTTCCAGACAGTCTGCGACCGCTTCACCAACAAGCGGCTGTTCAAGATCGACAACCGCAACAAGCCGATCCGCGATCGCGATGGCAATCTCGTGCCGCTGTTCGAGCTGCAATAA
- the galE gene encoding UDP-glucose 4-epimerase GalE, whose amino-acid sequence MSSASHILVTGGAGFIGSHASKALAQRGFVPVVYDNLSRGHRDLVKFGPLEVGDIGDGARVRAVLEKYRPVAVMHFAAFAYVGESVEHPELYQRNNVLGSKGLLEALLQYKPLPFVFSSTCATYGMPKHIPITEEHPQQPINPYGETKLKVEGMLRDLGRTRGLPWIALRYFNAAGSDPEGEIGEIHDPETHLIPLMLMAARDGATAKIFGADYDTPDGTCIRDYVHVSDIADAHVRAIDYLMAGGASAALNLANSRGHSVKEVIAECERVSGRAIAREITPRRPGDPASLIGSAVRAREVLGWVPQRSALEMQIADAWRWLGSRSR is encoded by the coding sequence ATGTCTTCAGCATCCCATATTCTGGTCACCGGCGGCGCCGGCTTCATCGGCAGCCATGCCTCGAAGGCGTTGGCGCAGCGCGGCTTCGTGCCGGTCGTTTACGACAATCTCTCGCGCGGCCATCGCGATCTGGTAAAATTCGGCCCGCTCGAAGTCGGCGACATCGGGGACGGCGCGCGCGTGCGGGCGGTGCTGGAAAAGTACCGGCCGGTCGCGGTGATGCACTTTGCGGCCTTTGCTTATGTCGGAGAGTCGGTCGAGCATCCTGAACTCTATCAACGCAACAACGTCTTGGGCTCCAAAGGTCTGCTTGAGGCGCTGCTTCAATACAAGCCGCTGCCTTTTGTATTCTCGTCGACCTGCGCCACGTATGGGATGCCGAAGCACATCCCGATCACGGAGGAGCATCCGCAGCAGCCGATCAATCCCTACGGGGAAACCAAGCTCAAGGTCGAGGGCATGCTGCGGGACCTCGGCCGAACGCGCGGATTGCCCTGGATTGCGCTCCGGTATTTCAACGCCGCCGGCTCCGATCCGGAGGGCGAGATTGGAGAAATCCACGATCCGGAGACCCATCTCATTCCGCTGATGCTGATGGCCGCGCGAGACGGCGCCACGGCGAAGATTTTCGGCGCCGACTACGATACGCCCGACGGCACCTGCATTCGCGATTACGTCCACGTCTCCGACATCGCCGACGCCCATGTGCGGGCGATCGATTACCTGATGGCCGGCGGCGCAAGTGCGGCGCTCAACCTGGCCAACAGCCGCGGTCACTCGGTGAAAGAGGTGATCGCCGAATGCGAGCGCGTCAGTGGTCGTGCCATCGCTCGCGAAATTACGCCGCGCCGCCCTGGGGACCCTGCAAGCCTTATTGGTTCGGCAGTACGGGCGCGCGAGGTGCTAGGCTGGGTGCCGCAGCGGTCCGCGCTGGAAATGCAGATCGCTGATGCCTGGCGCTGGCTCGGTTCGCGAAGCCGATAA
- a CDS encoding carbamoyltransferase family protein, with protein MRALGISAFYHDSAAALVDDERIIAAAQEERFTRKKHDPAFPKNAIEYCLSEGGVSLNELDCVVFYDKPFLKFERLIETYLEMAPRGFKSFRMAIPVWLREKLFQKSLLKNELKAFGEDFDWQSKLLFCEHHMSHAASAFFPSPYDEAAVLTMDGVGEWATTSAALGKGNKLDMLQEIHFPHSLGLLYSAFTYYTGFKVNSGEYKVMGLAPYGEPKFVDRILDNLIDLKPDGSFRLDMSYFDYCTGLTMTNDRFANLFGQPVRSAEKLLTPFHMDIAASIQVVLEEAVLRMTRALAKQTGARNLCLAGGVALNCVANGKIQREGAFENIWIQPAAGDAGGAVGAALAAVHLYGQKPRRTNGGDGMAGSLLGPCFAQPDVEQRLSTAGARFSVLSEDAMVEATADALARQQAVGWFQGRMEFGPRSLGARSILGDPRSPTMQRNLNLKIKYRESFRPFAPSVLREDVANWFELDADSPYMLLVADVRKDRRRAMTAEEDVLFGIDKLNVARSEIPAVTHVDYSARIQTVHANTNPLFHRLLTSFKRRTDCPVLVNTSFNVRGEPIVCTPEDAFRCFMGNELDLLVVGNCVMEKAAQDPSLKQDYSSAFELD; from the coding sequence ATGCGCGCGCTCGGCATCTCGGCGTTCTATCACGACAGTGCGGCGGCGCTGGTCGATGACGAGCGCATCATTGCGGCCGCGCAGGAAGAGCGCTTCACACGCAAGAAGCATGACCCTGCGTTTCCCAAGAATGCGATCGAGTATTGCCTGAGCGAGGGCGGCGTCTCGCTCAATGAACTCGATTGCGTGGTGTTCTACGACAAGCCGTTCCTGAAGTTCGAGCGGCTGATCGAAACTTATCTCGAAATGGCGCCGCGCGGCTTTAAGTCGTTCCGGATGGCGATCCCGGTGTGGCTCCGCGAGAAGCTGTTCCAGAAGTCGCTGCTCAAGAATGAGCTTAAAGCTTTCGGCGAAGACTTCGACTGGCAGAGCAAGCTTCTGTTCTGCGAGCATCATATGAGTCACGCGGCATCGGCATTTTTTCCCTCGCCCTACGATGAAGCCGCGGTCTTGACCATGGATGGAGTGGGAGAGTGGGCGACAACTTCAGCCGCCTTGGGCAAAGGCAACAAGCTGGACATGCTCCAGGAGATCCACTTTCCGCACTCTCTGGGTCTGCTGTATTCCGCCTTCACCTACTACACGGGCTTCAAGGTCAATTCGGGCGAGTACAAGGTCATGGGGCTCGCGCCCTATGGCGAGCCCAAGTTCGTCGACCGCATTCTCGACAATCTCATCGATCTGAAACCGGACGGCTCGTTCCGGCTCGACATGTCCTATTTCGACTATTGCACCGGTCTGACCATGACCAACGATCGCTTTGCCAATCTGTTTGGCCAGCCGGTGCGCAGCGCCGAGAAGCTGCTCACACCGTTCCACATGGACATCGCAGCGTCGATCCAGGTGGTGCTCGAAGAGGCCGTGCTGCGGATGACGCGGGCGCTGGCGAAGCAGACCGGAGCGCGCAATCTCTGCCTGGCTGGAGGCGTGGCGCTCAATTGCGTTGCCAACGGCAAGATCCAGCGCGAGGGCGCATTCGAAAACATCTGGATTCAGCCGGCCGCAGGTGACGCGGGCGGAGCAGTGGGGGCGGCGCTCGCGGCGGTTCATCTCTACGGGCAGAAGCCGCGCCGCACCAATGGCGGTGACGGCATGGCCGGCTCGTTGCTCGGGCCATGCTTCGCGCAGCCTGACGTGGAGCAGCGGCTCAGCACCGCAGGCGCTCGCTTCTCGGTGCTGAGCGAGGACGCCATGGTGGAGGCGACCGCTGACGCGCTCGCCAGGCAGCAGGCGGTCGGTTGGTTTCAGGGGCGCATGGAATTCGGCCCGCGCTCGCTTGGCGCCCGCTCGATTCTCGGCGACCCGCGGTCGCCGACCATGCAGCGCAATCTCAACCTGAAGATCAAGTATCGCGAGAGTTTCCGGCCCTTCGCGCCGTCGGTGTTGCGCGAGGATGTTGCCAATTGGTTCGAACTCGACGCTGACAGCCCGTATATGCTACTCGTCGCTGACGTGCGCAAAGATCGACGGCGCGCCATGACGGCCGAGGAAGACGTGCTGTTCGGCATCGACAAGCTCAACGTGGCGCGCTCGGAAATCCCCGCGGTAACCCATGTCGATTATTCGGCCCGGATCCAGACCGTGCACGCCAACACCAACCCGCTGTTTCACCGCCTGCTGACGAGCTTCAAACGGCGCACCGACTGCCCGGTGCTGGTCAACACCAGTTTCAACGTCCGTGGCGAACCGATCGTCTGTACGCCGGAGGATGCTTTCCGCTGCTTCATGGGCAATGAACTCGATCTGCTGGTGGTAGGCAATTGCGTGATGGAAAAGGCGGCGCAGGATCCAAGCCTCAAGCAGGACTACAGCTCGGCCTTTGAGCTGGATTGA
- the pseB gene encoding UDP-N-acetylglucosamine 4,6-dehydratase (inverting), with product MTSRSFNNPMPLLDDRAIMVTGGTGSFGRAFVRYLLTQTNARRIIIFSRDEQKQDAIARDMNALDSQARLRFFIGDVRDESRLELAMRDVDVVVHAAALKIIPTAEYNPFECILTNVHGAENVVKASLRNGVKKVIALSTDKAANPINLYGASKLASDKIMVAANNLSGRNGAKFAVVRYGNVIGSRGSVVPLFEELVKRNVKALPITDPRMTRFWITLEQGVSFVLSSLELMNGGEIFVPKIPSMRITDLARTIAPNLPHDVVGIRPGEKLHEIMITEDDARLTLEIDDRYIICPPQLDWRRGHLEKVGAKPVPEGFHYSSDINTEWLDGPTLNGMIGKAA from the coding sequence ATGACATCCCGTAGCTTCAACAATCCCATGCCTCTGCTTGACGATCGCGCCATCATGGTTACCGGAGGCACTGGCTCGTTCGGGCGGGCGTTCGTGCGCTACCTGCTGACCCAGACCAATGCGCGGCGCATCATCATCTTCTCGCGCGACGAGCAGAAACAGGACGCAATCGCGCGTGACATGAATGCACTCGATTCGCAAGCCCGCCTTCGCTTCTTCATCGGCGATGTCCGTGATGAGTCCCGGCTCGAACTCGCGATGCGCGATGTCGACGTGGTGGTGCATGCCGCGGCGCTGAAGATCATTCCGACGGCCGAATACAATCCGTTCGAGTGCATCCTCACCAACGTGCATGGCGCGGAGAACGTCGTGAAGGCCTCGCTTCGCAACGGCGTCAAGAAGGTCATCGCGCTTTCGACTGACAAGGCCGCGAACCCGATCAATTTGTACGGAGCCTCGAAGCTTGCCTCCGACAAGATCATGGTGGCGGCCAACAATCTGTCCGGCCGCAACGGCGCGAAGTTCGCCGTGGTGCGCTATGGCAACGTGATCGGCTCGCGCGGCTCGGTCGTTCCGCTGTTCGAGGAACTGGTCAAGCGCAACGTCAAGGCGCTGCCGATCACCGATCCGCGCATGACGCGGTTCTGGATCACGCTGGAGCAGGGCGTCAGCTTCGTGCTGTCGTCGCTCGAACTGATGAACGGCGGCGAGATTTTCGTGCCGAAAATCCCCTCGATGCGCATCACCGATCTGGCGCGCACCATCGCGCCCAATCTGCCGCACGACGTTGTCGGCATCCGCCCGGGCGAGAAGCTGCATGAGATCATGATCACCGAGGACGACGCGCGGCTCACGCTCGAAATCGACGACCGCTACATCATCTGCCCGCCGCAGCTCGACTGGCGCCGGGGGCACCTCGAAAAGGTGGGCGCCAAGCCCGTGCCCGAAGGCTTCCACTATTCGTCCGACATCAACACCGAATGGCTCGACGGCCCGACGCTGAACGGCATGATCGGCAAGGCTGCGTGA